In Amycolatopsis endophytica, the following are encoded in one genomic region:
- a CDS encoding AAA family ATPase encodes MRLHLLEVAAFGPYRGRETVDFDALGADGLFLLHGDTGAGKTTLLDAVAFALFGTVPGARGQVKRLRCDLAGPDDATEVVLELTVQGQRLRLSRSPEYQRPKRRGEGTTTQQAKAVLRWVGEPPAGQPAEGLTRIDEVGRTVERLLGMSAAQFFQVVLLPQGEFARFLRADTDEREKLLEKLFGTKRFADVEAWFRERRTEQRRKLEEQRQDQQVLTARFAQVAGEDVPEEDVADWVMRTGERIRTALEQAQNREQHAQATREVTEKVLAERRAAADRVRRVRAAHQRLSVLAEQKEERDRWADELRAARRAATVVGVAAQAERCVKQLDEARRAEARHAEALTATGFADAEADTDQLRRLSGRLREEAGALAGLVAEAEQQDRDRRDIERFGDTATGARAQARLLGEKLAGIPERARELRERLDAAIDAEAKLGDKREREAELVTAVQDAACLPAALRAASDADASAREAIDRHQEARERFLELRRWRLDGMAAELASRLTPDSPCPVCGSGDHPAPALTRPEAVSPEQEQAAEDAESRAEGHRKTAEAAKYDAEKKLAALRERLRGRDGEQLNAELSALREEIAGLDALAKQRARLAKLFEATEAEHRDLEEKRSKELQTATAAETQRGTLTARVEERARRLDEARGEHPDVGARRNHLAGIVAALDALAEARSATRNAGEQLERQRAEVRKALQRAGFGTTEEMRAAARDESTVRDLEKRLTEAGEAEAAARATLNEPELFGVAPDDEVDVESARAEAEAAREAAESAVAVRQSAAKQARDLGSLAERLAAATERLRPLEEEFAELDALTDVVNGRGQNARKMSLRSYVLAARLEEVAIAATARLQTMSQGRYSFVHSDAAGSHGTRGGLGLDVLDDFSGTIRPAKTLSGGESFLASLSLALGLADVVAAETGGSLLDTLFVDEGFGTLDSETLDVVMNILDELRAGGRVVGLVSHVEELRQRIPTRLRVRKSRTGSSLELQMA; translated from the coding sequence ATGAGACTCCACCTGCTCGAGGTGGCGGCGTTCGGCCCGTACCGGGGCCGGGAGACCGTCGACTTCGACGCGCTCGGCGCCGACGGGCTGTTCCTCCTCCACGGCGACACCGGCGCGGGCAAGACGACGCTCCTGGACGCGGTGGCGTTCGCGTTGTTCGGCACCGTTCCCGGTGCACGCGGTCAGGTCAAACGGCTGCGGTGTGATCTTGCGGGGCCGGACGACGCCACCGAGGTCGTGCTCGAACTGACCGTGCAGGGGCAGCGGTTGCGGCTGTCCCGCAGCCCCGAATACCAGCGCCCGAAGCGGCGTGGCGAAGGCACGACGACGCAGCAGGCCAAAGCGGTGCTGCGCTGGGTAGGTGAGCCGCCCGCGGGTCAGCCGGCCGAGGGGCTGACGCGGATCGACGAGGTCGGCCGCACGGTGGAGCGTTTGCTGGGAATGAGCGCCGCGCAGTTCTTCCAGGTGGTGCTGCTGCCGCAGGGCGAATTCGCCCGGTTCCTGCGCGCGGACACCGACGAGCGCGAGAAGCTGCTGGAGAAGTTGTTCGGCACGAAGCGGTTCGCCGATGTCGAAGCCTGGTTCCGCGAGCGGAGAACCGAGCAGCGCCGGAAGCTGGAGGAGCAGCGTCAGGATCAGCAGGTCCTGACGGCACGGTTCGCCCAGGTGGCCGGAGAGGACGTGCCGGAGGAGGACGTCGCGGACTGGGTCATGCGCACCGGTGAACGTATCCGCACAGCTCTGGAACAGGCGCAGAACAGGGAACAGCACGCGCAGGCCACGCGTGAGGTCACCGAGAAGGTTCTGGCGGAGCGCCGCGCAGCTGCCGATCGCGTTCGGCGCGTCCGGGCAGCGCACCAGCGGCTTTCCGTTCTGGCCGAACAGAAAGAGGAGCGTGACCGGTGGGCCGATGAGCTGCGGGCGGCCCGGCGGGCGGCGACGGTCGTGGGCGTCGCCGCCCAGGCGGAACGTTGCGTCAAGCAGCTCGACGAGGCTCGCCGCGCCGAAGCGCGTCACGCGGAAGCGCTCACGGCAACGGGCTTCGCTGACGCCGAGGCGGACACCGACCAGCTGCGCCGCCTGTCCGGGCGGCTGCGCGAGGAGGCCGGTGCGCTGGCCGGCCTGGTCGCGGAGGCCGAACAGCAGGACAGGGACCGACGGGACATCGAACGGTTCGGGGACACCGCGACGGGGGCACGCGCGCAAGCCCGGTTGCTCGGGGAGAAGCTGGCGGGCATCCCCGAGCGTGCCCGGGAGCTGCGGGAAAGACTCGACGCCGCGATCGACGCCGAGGCGAAGCTCGGGGACAAACGCGAGCGGGAGGCCGAACTCGTCACCGCGGTTCAGGACGCGGCGTGCCTGCCCGCGGCTCTTCGTGCGGCAAGCGATGCCGATGCTTCGGCCCGTGAGGCCATCGACCGGCACCAGGAGGCACGTGAGCGGTTCCTGGAGTTGCGGAGGTGGCGGCTCGACGGCATGGCAGCAGAGCTGGCCTCCCGGTTGACGCCCGATTCGCCCTGCCCGGTCTGTGGTTCCGGTGATCATCCGGCTCCGGCGCTGACCCGCCCCGAGGCGGTCTCGCCCGAGCAGGAGCAGGCTGCCGAGGACGCGGAGAGCCGGGCTGAGGGACACCGCAAGACCGCGGAGGCGGCCAAGTACGACGCGGAGAAGAAGCTCGCCGCGCTGCGGGAACGCCTGCGTGGACGCGACGGCGAGCAGCTGAACGCGGAGCTGTCGGCGCTGCGCGAGGAGATCGCGGGCCTCGACGCGCTGGCGAAGCAGCGGGCGCGGCTCGCGAAACTGTTTGAGGCGACCGAGGCCGAACACCGGGACCTGGAAGAGAAGCGGTCGAAGGAGCTGCAGACGGCCACGGCCGCCGAAACGCAACGCGGGACGTTGACAGCCAGGGTGGAAGAACGTGCCCGGCGTCTCGACGAGGCGCGCGGCGAGCATCCCGATGTCGGTGCCCGCCGCAACCATCTGGCGGGGATCGTCGCCGCGCTCGACGCTCTGGCCGAGGCGCGCTCAGCGACCAGGAACGCCGGCGAGCAGCTGGAGCGTCAGCGCGCCGAGGTGCGGAAAGCGCTGCAGCGGGCCGGTTTCGGGACGACCGAGGAGATGCGGGCCGCCGCCCGTGACGAGTCGACGGTACGGGATCTGGAGAAGCGGCTGACCGAGGCCGGTGAGGCGGAGGCCGCTGCACGGGCCACGCTGAACGAGCCCGAGCTGTTCGGGGTGGCGCCGGACGACGAGGTCGATGTCGAGTCGGCACGGGCCGAAGCGGAAGCCGCGCGCGAGGCCGCGGAGAGCGCGGTCGCCGTGCGTCAGTCCGCCGCCAAACAGGCGCGCGATCTCGGGTCGCTGGCCGAACGCCTGGCGGCGGCCACCGAGCGGTTGCGGCCGCTCGAGGAGGAGTTCGCGGAACTGGACGCGCTGACCGACGTGGTCAACGGACGCGGGCAGAACGCGCGGAAGATGTCGCTGCGGTCGTACGTGCTGGCGGCGCGGCTGGAAGAAGTGGCCATCGCGGCAACGGCGCGGTTGCAGACGATGAGTCAGGGCCGGTACTCGTTCGTGCACTCCGATGCGGCCGGATCGCACGGGACGAGGGGCGGTCTGGGACTGGACGTGCTCGACGACTTCTCGGGCACGATCCGGCCGGCGAAAACACTGTCCGGAGGGGAGTCGTTCCTCGCGTCGCTGTCGCTGGCCCTCGGGCTGGCGGACGTCGTCGCGGCGGAGACCGGTGGCTCGTTGCTGGACACGTTGTTCGTCGACGAAGGTTTCGGGACGCTCGACTCCGAAACCCTCGACGTGGTGATGAACATCCTCGACGAGTTGCGGGCCGGGGGCCGGGTGGTCGGTCTCGTATCCCACGTGGAGGAACTGCGACAGCGGATCCCGACCCGGTTGCGGGTGCGCAAGTCTCGCACCGGGTCGAGTCTGGAGTTGCAGATGGCGTGA
- a CDS encoding 4-hydroxy-3-methylbut-2-enyl diphosphate reductase gives MTAASKRVLLAKPRGYCAGVDRAVVAVEKALELYGPPVYVRKEIVHNRHVVDRLRERGVIFVEETSEVPEGELVVFSAHGVSPAVRAEAEERNLRTIDATCPLVTKVHKEVNRFAGQDYDILLIGHEGHEEVEGTAGESPSHVQLVDTAEDAANVEVRDPSKVVWLSQTTLSVDETMVRVNQLKDRFPTLADPPSDDICYATSNRQTAVKAMAPECDLVLVVGSTNSSNSQRLVEVAKQAGARDAHLIDYAREVDESWLDGVTTVGVTSGASVPDVLVMDLLSWLADRGWGEVQEVTTANEKIAFALPRELRGV, from the coding sequence ATGACTGCTGCCTCCAAGCGTGTGTTGCTGGCCAAGCCGCGTGGTTACTGCGCTGGTGTGGACCGCGCCGTGGTCGCCGTGGAGAAGGCCCTGGAGCTGTACGGACCGCCGGTGTACGTGCGCAAGGAGATCGTGCACAACCGGCACGTCGTGGACCGGCTGCGGGAGCGCGGCGTCATCTTCGTCGAGGAGACGTCCGAAGTGCCCGAGGGGGAGCTCGTGGTGTTCTCGGCGCACGGTGTGTCGCCTGCCGTTCGCGCCGAGGCGGAAGAACGCAACCTGCGCACCATCGACGCGACGTGCCCGCTGGTCACGAAGGTGCACAAGGAGGTCAACCGGTTCGCCGGGCAGGACTACGACATCCTGCTGATCGGCCACGAGGGGCACGAAGAGGTCGAGGGCACCGCCGGTGAGTCGCCGTCGCACGTGCAGCTGGTCGACACGGCGGAGGACGCGGCGAACGTCGAGGTGCGCGACCCGTCCAAGGTGGTGTGGCTGTCGCAGACGACGCTGAGCGTCGACGAGACGATGGTCCGGGTCAACCAGCTCAAGGACCGCTTCCCGACGCTGGCGGACCCGCCCAGCGACGACATTTGTTATGCCACGTCCAACCGTCAGACGGCGGTGAAGGCGATGGCCCCCGAATGCGATCTGGTGCTGGTGGTGGGATCGACGAACTCGTCCAACTCGCAGCGCCTGGTGGAGGTGGCCAAGCAGGCCGGTGCCCGTGACGCCCACCTGATCGACTACGCCCGCGAGGTCGACGAGTCGTGGTTGGACGGTGTCACCACCGTCGGCGTGACGAGTGGCGCGTCGGTCCCGGACGTGCTGGTGATGGACCTGCTGAGCTGGCTGGCCGACCGCGGCTGGGGCGAGGTGCAGGAAGTGACGACCGCCAACGAGAAGATCGCCTTCGCGCTCCCGCGCGAGCTGCGCGGGGTGTAG
- a CDS encoding DUF6542 domain-containing protein: MTAIPDRRSESDADDIPVPWDQRPIVGERRGLPWWGAVLGAFGLAVIGAVIDMQTQDTLGWLFKGAYFIGSVGAVCAVQRRSLFGPMVQPPLILGITVPGVVLLVSGLPDDSDTLSKALAVGTPLINGFPTMAITTACTLVLGIVRIYRERDPDAKPTAADGKRPTDPKRPGSAARGGAGARGDAPRGRRPADRGEPVEGRGEGRPGAAAAGAVAGPAARRPARPPAEDDLRRRRDDVRRSGGRRGAEDDPRRASRRGVSDDLDDGRPGEAPRGGRRRGPEDERRAARRPVEDDPRREAGGRGGKVPPPGRRPRQRGGLPPEESRGGGPAAERPRRVPPPAGDPRRAPNGRRGTPPRRRPWDDGA; this comes from the coding sequence GTGACCGCCATTCCCGATCGCCGGAGCGAATCCGACGCCGACGACATCCCCGTGCCGTGGGATCAGCGTCCCATCGTCGGTGAGCGCCGGGGCCTGCCGTGGTGGGGTGCCGTGCTCGGCGCCTTCGGGCTGGCGGTGATCGGCGCGGTCATCGACATGCAGACGCAGGACACGCTCGGCTGGTTGTTCAAGGGCGCGTACTTCATCGGATCGGTCGGCGCGGTGTGTGCCGTGCAGCGGCGCAGCCTGTTCGGGCCGATGGTGCAGCCTCCGCTGATCCTGGGCATCACCGTGCCCGGTGTGGTGCTGCTGGTGTCCGGGTTGCCGGACGACAGCGACACGCTGTCGAAGGCGCTCGCCGTCGGCACACCGCTGATCAACGGCTTCCCGACGATGGCGATCACCACCGCCTGCACACTCGTGCTGGGCATCGTCCGGATCTACCGCGAGCGCGACCCGGACGCGAAGCCGACGGCTGCCGACGGCAAGCGCCCCACCGACCCGAAGCGGCCGGGTAGTGCCGCACGCGGTGGTGCCGGGGCACGCGGCGACGCTCCGCGGGGCCGTCGTCCTGCCGACCGTGGCGAGCCCGTCGAAGGGCGCGGCGAGGGGCGCCCGGGCGCGGCTGCCGCGGGCGCGGTGGCTGGTCCTGCCGCGCGGCGTCCGGCGCGGCCTCCCGCCGAGGACGATCTCCGCCGTCGGCGCGATGATGTTCGCCGGAGTGGCGGGCGTCGTGGTGCCGAGGACGATCCGCGCCGCGCCAGCCGCCGTGGTGTGAGCGACGACCTCGACGACGGCCGTCCGGGCGAGGCGCCTCGCGGTGGCAGGCGCCGTGGCCCGGAGGATGAGCGTCGTGCCGCGCGACGGCCGGTGGAGGACGATCCGCGCCGTGAGGCCGGTGGCCGGGGCGGCAAGGTCCCGCCGCCGGGACGCCGCCCGCGGCAGCGCGGTGGGCTCCCGCCGGAAGAGTCCCGTGGCGGCGGTCCGGCGGCCGAGCGCCCCCGGCGCGTCCCGCCACCAGCGGGCGACCCTCGCCGAGCCCCCAACGGCCGCCGCGGAACACCCCCACGCCGTCGCCCCTGGGACGACGGCGCCTGA
- the rmuC gene encoding DNA recombination protein RmuC, which translates to MAPTVISTAAVAIALVLVVAVVLLWRLYGDTMRRADAAARQVEAERSRVDQQQAALRRYEVAFASISGRGELGEQVLAETARALGLREGLHYTLQTDLAGGGSAKPDMVLRVGGDRAVPVDAKASLACWAEAVETDDPDERMDALRVHVRNLRSRAAELAGKGYQRWADAIYGTVMFVPSDAAVVAALDTDPELLRWMLDRRVFLCGPTGFAVVASAALFAASDRAVVEDIERVRAGAAAAHRAAGNAVEALNLSSTHLQRFLSARRRELDALEGFRTAVAPLSDAAASPTEVAPIRRGDEMAAS; encoded by the coding sequence GTGGCCCCCACCGTGATCAGCACGGCAGCCGTCGCGATCGCTCTGGTGCTCGTCGTGGCGGTCGTCCTGCTGTGGCGCCTCTACGGCGACACCATGCGGCGCGCGGACGCCGCGGCCCGTCAGGTCGAAGCCGAGCGGTCACGCGTGGACCAGCAGCAGGCGGCGTTGCGCCGCTACGAGGTGGCGTTCGCATCGATCAGCGGCCGGGGTGAGCTGGGCGAGCAGGTGCTGGCGGAGACGGCGCGCGCGCTGGGACTGCGCGAGGGTCTGCATTACACGTTGCAGACCGACCTCGCCGGAGGTGGATCGGCCAAACCGGACATGGTGCTCCGGGTCGGCGGTGACAGAGCGGTGCCGGTCGACGCGAAGGCCAGTCTGGCGTGCTGGGCGGAAGCGGTCGAAACCGACGATCCCGACGAGCGCATGGACGCGCTGCGGGTGCACGTCCGGAATCTCCGCTCGCGGGCGGCGGAACTGGCGGGCAAGGGGTACCAGCGCTGGGCCGACGCGATCTACGGCACGGTGATGTTCGTACCATCGGACGCGGCCGTGGTGGCGGCGCTGGACACCGATCCCGAACTGTTGCGGTGGATGCTCGACCGGCGGGTGTTCCTGTGCGGGCCGACCGGGTTCGCGGTGGTGGCGTCGGCCGCGCTGTTCGCCGCGAGCGACCGGGCGGTCGTGGAGGACATCGAGCGGGTACGAGCCGGCGCGGCGGCCGCACACCGGGCCGCGGGCAACGCCGTCGAGGCGCTCAACCTCAGTAGCACCCACCTGCAGCGGTTCCTGTCGGCGCGGCGACGTGAGCTCGACGCGCTCGAAGGGTTCCGGACGGCTGTGGCACCGCTGTCGGACGCGGCGGCGAGCCCGACCGAGGTGGCTCCCATCCGAAGGGGGGACGAGATGGCCGCGAGCTGA
- a CDS encoding lipid droplet-associated protein translates to MKPLPLPLRVAAGLAVTAAERARDLPKTLLGLPVTVISGVLQFSMRMQQHVTELAIRGDDALASLRPVEEEPSWATFDEDLASRPTEPVAEESRTNGHRPDAVLAEVGDSPWEQEERALGEEHVEGEFDSPADTSAGPLGLGNYDELSLPQLRARLRRFSLEELEELLAYERAHENRAQFVGMLARRITNVQRANATGDADAE, encoded by the coding sequence ATGAAGCCACTCCCGCTTCCCCTCCGCGTCGCGGCGGGCCTGGCCGTGACCGCCGCGGAACGCGCCCGCGACCTGCCGAAAACACTGCTCGGCCTGCCCGTCACGGTGATCTCCGGCGTGCTCCAGTTCTCCATGCGCATGCAGCAGCACGTCACCGAGCTGGCCATCCGGGGCGACGACGCCCTCGCCTCGCTGCGGCCCGTCGAGGAGGAGCCCAGCTGGGCCACGTTCGACGAGGACCTGGCCAGTCGGCCGACCGAACCCGTCGCCGAGGAGTCCCGCACCAACGGCCACCGCCCGGACGCCGTACTCGCCGAGGTCGGCGACAGCCCCTGGGAGCAGGAGGAACGCGCCCTGGGTGAGGAGCACGTCGAGGGCGAGTTCGACAGCCCGGCCGACACCTCCGCCGGCCCGCTCGGCCTCGGCAACTACGACGAGCTCAGCCTGCCCCAGCTGCGCGCCCGCCTGCGCCGCTTCTCCCTGGAGGAGCTGGAGGAGCTGCTGGCCTACGAGCGCGCCCACGAGAACCGTGCGCAGTTCGTCGGCATGCTGGCCCGCCGCATCACCAACGTGCAGCGCGCCAACGCCACCGGGGACGCCGACGCCGAGTGA
- a CDS encoding methylated-DNA--[protein]-cysteine S-methyltransferase, with the protein MSIAHWSTTDTRVGPFTAIVAADGAVLASGWTADLDELTPQISPSLLPSELREKRDLGAVSTAIRRYHEGELDAIDDIPVRQRSGEFLQHAWDVLRTVPAGKPVTYTEYASLAGRPAAVRAAASACARNAAALFVPCHRVLRIGGALGGFRWGIDVKRWLLDHETPYRA; encoded by the coding sequence ATGAGCATCGCCCACTGGTCCACGACCGACACCCGCGTCGGCCCGTTCACCGCGATCGTCGCGGCCGACGGCGCCGTCCTGGCCTCAGGTTGGACAGCCGACCTCGACGAACTGACCCCTCAAATATCCCCCTCTCTGCTCCCGTCCGAGCTTCGCGAGAAGCGTGACCTCGGCGCCGTCAGCACCGCGATCCGCCGCTACCACGAGGGCGAACTCGACGCCATCGACGACATCCCCGTGCGGCAGCGTTCCGGCGAGTTCCTGCAACACGCGTGGGACGTGCTGCGCACGGTGCCCGCCGGGAAACCGGTCACCTACACCGAGTACGCCTCGCTCGCCGGCCGTCCCGCGGCCGTCCGCGCCGCGGCCTCGGCCTGCGCCCGCAACGCCGCGGCGCTGTTCGTGCCCTGCCACCGCGTGCTCCGCATCGGCGGCGCACTGGGCGGGTTCCGGTGGGGCATCGACGTCAAGCGATGGCTGCTCGACCACGAAACCCCTTACCGCGCTTGA
- a CDS encoding AlkA N-terminal domain-containing protein has translation MTATAAPAEQALWRDTERCYRAVTSRDARFDGQFITAVRTTGIYCRPSCPALTPRQENVRFYPTAAAAQAAGFRACRRCLPDAVPGSPLWDVRADLAARAMRLIADGVVERDGVPGLARHLGYSERQLGRVLTAELGAGPLALARAHRAHSARLLIELSELPLADVAFAAGFTSVRQFNDTIRDVFARTPSQLRTAASAARRRSGAADPEARRRKGNTGPEARRPKGDTGPEAGTAAGTRLSLRLPFRPPFDAGGILGFFAARAVPGVEAADEHSYARTLRLPHGAASVTLTPQDGHVRCDLRLADVRDLGAAVTRARRLLDLDADPEAVARVLGADPALAPAVAAAPGIRVPGAADGFELVLRAMLGQQISVAAARTAAARLTAALGDPVPWQKDTLLFPTAEAVAERGHEVLRGPKRRIDAILSAAAAVASGDIDVHVGRDAAELRAELLGLTGVGPWTADYVLMRVLGAPDVLLTGDLVLRKGASALGIADDIPALTERAQAWRPWRSYAGMYLWRSSQARTA, from the coding sequence ATGACAGCTACCGCCGCACCAGCCGAGCAGGCGCTCTGGCGTGACACCGAGCGCTGCTACCGCGCCGTCACGTCCCGCGACGCCCGTTTCGACGGCCAGTTCATCACGGCGGTGCGCACGACCGGCATCTACTGCCGGCCATCCTGCCCGGCGCTCACGCCACGGCAGGAGAACGTGCGGTTCTACCCGACCGCCGCGGCGGCGCAGGCCGCCGGTTTCCGCGCGTGTCGCCGCTGCCTGCCCGACGCCGTGCCCGGCTCGCCACTGTGGGACGTGCGCGCCGACCTGGCCGCTCGTGCCATGCGGCTCATCGCCGACGGCGTCGTCGAGCGTGACGGCGTCCCCGGCCTGGCCCGCCACCTCGGCTACTCCGAGCGGCAACTCGGCCGGGTCCTGACCGCCGAACTGGGCGCGGGACCGCTCGCACTGGCCCGCGCCCACCGGGCCCATTCGGCGCGGCTGCTCATCGAGCTGTCCGAGCTACCGCTGGCCGATGTCGCGTTCGCGGCTGGATTCACGAGCGTCCGGCAGTTCAACGACACGATCCGCGACGTCTTCGCCCGCACACCGTCCCAGCTGCGGACGGCCGCGTCCGCAGCACGCCGCCGGTCCGGCGCTGCCGACCCCGAGGCGCGCCGCCGGAAAGGCAACACCGGCCCCGAGGCGCGCCGCCCGAAGGGCGACACCGGCCCCGAGGCGGGAACCGCTGCCGGCACGCGCCTGTCCCTGCGACTGCCCTTCCGCCCACCGTTCGATGCCGGAGGCATCCTCGGCTTCTTCGCCGCGCGGGCCGTGCCCGGCGTCGAAGCAGCGGACGAACACAGCTACGCCCGCACCCTGCGGCTCCCACACGGCGCCGCGTCAGTGACGCTGACGCCGCAGGACGGACATGTGCGCTGCGACCTGCGGCTCGCCGACGTCCGGGATCTCGGCGCCGCGGTCACCCGGGCCCGCCGCCTACTGGATCTCGACGCTGATCCCGAGGCCGTCGCCAGAGTGCTGGGCGCCGACCCGGCGCTGGCCCCCGCGGTCGCGGCGGCCCCGGGCATCCGCGTGCCCGGCGCCGCGGACGGCTTCGAGCTCGTGCTGCGCGCGATGCTCGGGCAGCAGATTTCGGTCGCCGCGGCACGCACCGCCGCGGCCAGGCTCACCGCCGCGCTCGGCGATCCGGTTCCGTGGCAGAAGGACACCCTGCTGTTCCCCACCGCCGAAGCGGTGGCAGAACGCGGGCATGAGGTGCTCCGGGGACCGAAGCGCCGCATCGACGCCATCCTGAGCGCTGCCGCCGCCGTCGCCTCAGGCGACATCGACGTGCACGTCGGACGCGACGCCGCCGAGCTCCGCGCCGAACTGCTCGGCCTCACCGGCGTGGGGCCGTGGACGGCCGACTACGTGCTGATGCGCGTCCTCGGCGCCCCGGACGTGCTCCTCACCGGCGACCTCGTGCTCCGCAAAGGCGCGTCCGCCCTCGGCATCGCCGACGACATCCCCGCCCTCACCGAGCGCGCCCAGGCGTGGCGGCCCTGGCGGTCCTACGCCGGCATGTACCTGTGGCGCTCCAGCCAGGCCCGAACCGCATAA
- a CDS encoding exonuclease SbcCD subunit D produces the protein MRLLHTSDWHVGRTFHGLDLLADQDAVLAHLADVVAAEGVDVVLVAGDIYDRAVPSAEAVQVANRALSRLRRAGAELVLTSGNHDSAPRLGAFGEFAAAGGLHLRTTIDRIDRPVLLDDAHGPVAVYGIPYLEPEPARHALGVTGARGHTGVLTEAMRRVRADLAGQPPGTRSVVLAHAFVTGGEATESERKIAVGGVEQVPGAVFDGPDYVALGHLHGPQTLAEHLRYSGSPVAYSFSEALQRKSVWIVDLDAAGLADVRRHELPVPRRLAKISGRLPELLEDPAHDELVDCYLSVALTDAVRPVDAMRLLRERFPHAVHLEWQPENGKTSAALRYATAVRGRTDQEIARGFLDDCRGAPPNERETGLLRTALEKAGREDAA, from the coding sequence GTGAGACTCCTGCACACCTCCGACTGGCACGTCGGACGCACCTTCCACGGCCTGGACCTGCTCGCCGATCAGGACGCCGTGCTCGCTCACCTCGCGGATGTCGTGGCCGCCGAGGGGGTCGACGTCGTCCTCGTCGCGGGCGACATCTACGACCGCGCCGTGCCGTCGGCCGAGGCTGTGCAGGTGGCCAACCGCGCGCTGAGCCGGTTGCGCCGGGCGGGAGCCGAACTCGTTCTCACGTCGGGCAACCACGATTCGGCGCCGCGGCTGGGGGCGTTCGGCGAGTTCGCCGCGGCCGGTGGCCTGCACCTGCGTACGACGATCGACCGGATCGACCGGCCGGTCCTGCTCGACGACGCCCACGGACCGGTCGCCGTCTACGGCATTCCTTACCTGGAGCCGGAACCGGCCCGGCACGCCCTCGGGGTCACCGGAGCGCGAGGACACACGGGAGTGCTGACCGAAGCGATGCGCCGTGTCCGCGCCGATCTCGCCGGGCAGCCGCCAGGCACCCGTTCCGTCGTGCTCGCGCACGCGTTCGTCACCGGTGGCGAGGCGACGGAGTCGGAGCGGAAGATCGCGGTCGGCGGGGTCGAACAAGTGCCGGGTGCGGTGTTCGACGGCCCCGACTACGTCGCTCTGGGGCACTTGCACGGTCCGCAGACCCTGGCCGAGCACCTGCGGTATTCGGGCAGTCCCGTCGCCTACTCGTTCTCCGAGGCGCTGCAACGCAAATCGGTCTGGATCGTCGATCTCGACGCCGCCGGGCTGGCGGACGTCCGCCGGCACGAGCTTCCCGTTCCGCGCCGACTTGCCAAGATCAGCGGGCGACTGCCGGAACTGCTGGAAGATCCGGCGCACGACGAGCTGGTGGACTGCTACCTGTCGGTGGCGCTCACCGACGCGGTGCGCCCGGTGGACGCGATGCGGCTGCTGCGCGAGCGATTCCCGCACGCCGTGCACCTGGAATGGCAGCCGGAGAACGGAAAGACCTCGGCGGCGCTCCGCTACGCGACGGCGGTCCGGGGGCGCACGGACCAGGAGATCGCCCGTGGTTTCCTGGACGACTGCCGGGGAGCGCCGCCGAACGAACGGGAAACCGGGCTGCTGCGGACGGCGCTGGAAAAGGCCGGCAGGGAGGACGCGGCATGA